Proteins encoded together in one Micromonospora kangleipakensis window:
- a CDS encoding ABC transporter permease, which yields MAPDQSAPEPTGSRRGGVRPATVGLPALGLLIAVTVWWTVTSGLHLVHPASLPPPQLVWNALTGTSDVLLPALGITIAMTVLGFLLSSVAGVLIGMALAASRRVERMCAPLLVAINAVPKIALGPLLVVSVGWGQKPILTMVFLLCFFPIVLSTATGLTTTPADLAELARSLNASWWQSFRKVRFPAALPQIFVGLKVAMPLAAIGAVIGEFYSDKPGLGYQILQYNGIGDTATAWAAIVLIAVMSILLYSALGLVERLALPWVRATTSSR from the coding sequence CTGGCGCCGGACCAGTCCGCGCCGGAGCCGACCGGGTCGCGTCGGGGCGGCGTACGCCCGGCGACGGTGGGGCTGCCGGCGCTCGGGCTGCTGATCGCGGTGACGGTCTGGTGGACGGTGACGTCGGGCCTGCACCTGGTCCATCCGGCGTCCCTGCCGCCGCCGCAGCTGGTCTGGAACGCGCTGACCGGGACGAGCGACGTGCTGCTGCCGGCGCTGGGGATCACCATCGCGATGACCGTCCTCGGCTTCCTGCTCTCCTCGGTGGCCGGCGTGCTGATCGGCATGGCGCTGGCCGCCTCCCGGCGGGTGGAGCGGATGTGCGCGCCGCTGCTGGTGGCGATCAACGCGGTGCCGAAGATCGCGCTCGGCCCGCTGCTGGTGGTCTCGGTGGGCTGGGGTCAGAAGCCGATCCTGACCATGGTGTTCCTGCTCTGCTTCTTCCCGATCGTGCTCTCCACCGCGACCGGGCTGACCACCACCCCGGCCGACCTGGCCGAGCTGGCCCGGTCGCTGAACGCCTCCTGGTGGCAGTCGTTCCGCAAGGTGCGCTTCCCGGCCGCCCTGCCGCAGATCTTCGTCGGGCTGAAGGTGGCGATGCCGCTCGCCGCGATCGGCGCGGTGATCGGGGAGTTCTACTCGGACAAGCCGGGGCTGGGCTACCAGATCCTCCAGTACAACGGGATCGGGGACACCGCGACGGCCTGGGCGGCGATCGTGCTGATCGCGGTGATGAGCATCCTGCTCTACTCCGCCCTCGGCCTCGTCGAGCGCCTCGCCCTTCCCTGGGTGCGCGCCACCACCTCGTCCCGCTGA
- a CDS encoding ABC transporter ATP-binding protein produces MIKLSAVSRTFDGRSGRVEALRGIDLDVAEGEFVAVLGRSGCGKSTLLRMIAGLLPVTEGEISVAGTPITRPRRDIAMLFQRPALLPWRSVLDNVLLPVEIFGWSRAKHRERARELLDLAGLGGFEKRLPHELSGGMQQRVSLCRSLIGEPRVMLMDEPFSALDALTREELSGELQRVHMETKATIVFVTHSIDEAVLLADRVVVLSPRPGRIRKILEVDIPRPRTLGRNAHLAEVAQVSADLHELLMERDAPVVPAQAGDAAADPAQQTPAESGTGGR; encoded by the coding sequence ATGATCAAGCTGTCCGCGGTGTCCCGCACCTTCGACGGCCGCTCAGGTCGCGTCGAGGCGCTGCGCGGCATCGACCTCGACGTCGCGGAGGGCGAGTTCGTCGCCGTCCTCGGCCGCTCCGGCTGCGGCAAGTCCACCCTGCTCCGCATGATCGCCGGGCTGCTGCCGGTCACCGAGGGCGAGATCAGCGTGGCCGGCACGCCGATCACCCGGCCCCGCCGCGACATCGCCATGCTGTTCCAGCGGCCCGCCCTGCTGCCCTGGCGCTCGGTGCTGGACAACGTCCTGCTCCCGGTCGAGATCTTCGGCTGGAGCCGGGCGAAGCACCGCGAGCGGGCCCGGGAGCTGCTGGACCTGGCCGGCCTCGGCGGCTTCGAGAAGCGCCTGCCACACGAACTCTCCGGCGGCATGCAGCAGCGCGTCTCGCTGTGCCGGTCGCTGATCGGCGAACCGCGGGTGATGCTGATGGACGAGCCCTTCTCGGCGCTCGACGCGCTCACCCGGGAAGAGCTCTCCGGCGAACTCCAGCGGGTGCACATGGAGACGAAGGCGACCATCGTCTTCGTCACCCACTCGATCGACGAGGCGGTGCTGCTCGCCGACCGGGTCGTCGTGCTCAGCCCCCGCCCCGGTCGGATCCGCAAGATCCTCGAGGTGGACATCCCCCGGCCCCGCACCCTCGGTCGCAACGCCCACCTGGCCGAGGTGGCCCAGGTCAGCGCCGACCTGCACGAGCTGTTGATGGAACGGGACGCCCCGGTCGTCCCGGCGCAGGCCGGAGACGCGGCGGCCGACCCGGCGCAGCAGACGCCGGCGGAGTCCGGCACGGGAGGACGGTGA
- a CDS encoding cupin produces MTELAHDVELGPVGQEIVYENDRVRVWHIRLEPGERQPLHRHDHPYLVVAIQGAKNVVQTVDGTRIDADEPTGGVVYRDPGAVHMLTNVGDTTYLARLVELK; encoded by the coding sequence ATGACCGAACTCGCCCACGACGTCGAACTCGGCCCGGTGGGCCAGGAGATCGTCTACGAGAACGACCGGGTGCGGGTCTGGCACATCCGGCTGGAGCCGGGCGAGCGGCAGCCGCTGCACCGGCACGATCACCCGTACCTGGTGGTGGCGATCCAGGGAGCGAAGAACGTGGTGCAGACCGTCGACGGCACCCGGATCGACGCCGACGAGCCGACCGGCGGGGTGGTCTACCGCGACCCGGGCGCCGTGCACATGCTCACCAACGTCGGGGACACGACCTATCTGGCCCGCCTGGTCGAGCTGAAGTAG
- a CDS encoding LLM class F420-dependent oxidoreductase, translating into MRVSVFTEPHRGASYDDQLRFARLVEAAGFEGFLRADHYQSMGDDPGLPGPTDAWLTLAGLARETSRIRLGTLVSSATFRLPGPLAVMVAQVDQMSGGRVELGIGAGWYEREHLSYGIPFPPVAERFDRLAEQLEIITGLWRTPPGETYSFTGDHYRLVDAPALPKPVQRPGPPVIVGGRGPKRTPELAARYADEFNMPFKSVAETAAAYERVAEACQRTGRTESGRAPLVLSAGVVVAIGRTDAEAQRRAAPLHVKSALPPEDPVVGSPAQLVDRLGEFAAIGATRVHLRLIDFADLDHLELIAADVLPQLDGVR; encoded by the coding sequence ATGCGGGTGTCGGTCTTCACCGAACCGCACCGCGGGGCCAGCTACGACGACCAGCTCCGGTTCGCCCGGCTGGTCGAGGCGGCCGGGTTCGAGGGCTTCCTCCGCGCCGACCACTACCAGTCGATGGGCGACGACCCCGGCCTGCCCGGACCCACGGACGCCTGGCTGACCCTGGCCGGGCTGGCCCGGGAGACCTCCCGGATCCGGCTCGGCACGCTGGTCAGCTCGGCCACCTTCCGGCTCCCCGGGCCCCTCGCGGTGATGGTCGCCCAGGTCGACCAGATGAGCGGGGGCCGGGTCGAGCTGGGCATCGGCGCCGGCTGGTACGAGCGGGAACACCTCTCGTACGGCATCCCCTTCCCCCCGGTGGCCGAGCGGTTCGACCGGCTGGCCGAACAGCTCGAGATCATCACCGGGCTGTGGCGCACCCCGCCCGGCGAGACGTACAGCTTCACCGGTGACCACTACCGGCTGGTGGACGCGCCCGCGCTGCCCAAGCCGGTGCAGCGGCCCGGCCCGCCGGTGATCGTCGGCGGCCGCGGCCCCAAGCGCACCCCGGAGCTGGCCGCCCGGTACGCCGACGAGTTCAACATGCCGTTCAAGAGCGTCGCCGAGACGGCTGCCGCGTACGAGCGGGTGGCCGAGGCGTGCCAGCGCACCGGCCGTACGGAGTCCGGGCGGGCGCCGCTGGTGCTCTCCGCCGGCGTCGTGGTGGCGATCGGCCGGACCGACGCGGAGGCGCAGCGGCGGGCCGCGCCGCTGCACGTCAAGAGCGCCCTGCCGCCGGAGGACCCGGTGGTCGGCTCCCCGGCGCAGCTGGTCGACCGGCTCGGCGAGTTCGCCGCGATCGGCGCCACCCGGGTGCACCTGCGGCTGATCGACTTCGCCGACCTCGACCACCTGGAGCTCATCGCCGCCGACGTGCTCCCGCAGCTGGACGGAGTCCGATGA
- a CDS encoding ABC transporter substrate-binding protein yields MRRLTRTVAAAALATALALVSACSSGSDKSDDAKNAGAVGIEKVTYLTSFGNFGRDSYAWVAKEKGFFKDAGFDVEIKPGQGTGSVIQTIVGGQADFGPIDLTGGILQLGNGQAKDFVAVAAIQQRTMAAIVSVEGKNIATPKDLEGKKLADTPSSVVRNLFPTYAKLAGVDASKVTWVNGEPQTLMGTLASGSVDGIGQFVVGQPTVEAVTKKKPVVLPYSNVMQDLYGNALITSTKIAKEKPEMVKRFTEALLKGLEYALANPEEAANILKKNVDATNPAAAAAELQLMAAYVRSSNSGTALGTLDSGRVAKSIALLQGAGALKQNLTPDQIIDFNLAPKA; encoded by the coding sequence ATGAGAAGGCTGACCCGTACGGTCGCCGCGGCCGCGCTGGCCACCGCCCTCGCCCTGGTCTCCGCCTGCAGCAGCGGCTCGGACAAGTCCGACGACGCCAAGAACGCGGGTGCCGTCGGGATCGAGAAGGTGACCTATCTCACTTCGTTCGGCAACTTCGGCCGTGACTCCTACGCCTGGGTGGCGAAGGAGAAGGGCTTCTTCAAGGACGCCGGCTTCGACGTGGAGATCAAGCCCGGCCAGGGCACCGGCTCCGTCATCCAGACCATCGTCGGCGGCCAGGCGGACTTCGGCCCGATCGACCTCACCGGTGGCATCCTCCAGCTCGGCAACGGCCAGGCCAAGGACTTCGTCGCGGTGGCGGCGATCCAGCAGCGCACCATGGCCGCCATCGTCTCGGTCGAGGGCAAGAACATCGCCACGCCGAAGGACCTGGAGGGCAAGAAGCTCGCCGACACCCCCAGCTCCGTCGTGCGCAACCTCTTCCCCACGTACGCCAAGCTGGCCGGCGTCGACGCCAGCAAGGTGACCTGGGTCAACGGTGAGCCGCAGACGCTGATGGGCACGCTCGCCTCCGGCTCGGTCGACGGCATCGGCCAGTTCGTGGTCGGTCAGCCGACCGTCGAGGCGGTGACCAAGAAGAAGCCGGTCGTGCTCCCGTACAGCAACGTCATGCAGGACCTCTACGGCAACGCGCTGATCACCTCGACGAAGATCGCCAAGGAGAAGCCGGAGATGGTCAAGCGCTTCACCGAGGCGCTGCTCAAGGGCCTGGAGTACGCCCTGGCCAACCCGGAGGAGGCGGCGAACATCCTGAAGAAGAACGTGGACGCCACCAACCCGGCCGCGGCCGCCGCCGAGCTGCAGCTGATGGCCGCGTACGTCCGGTCCAGCAACTCCGGCACCGCGCTGGGCACCCTGGACAGCGGCCGGGTCGCCAAGAGCATCGCCCTGCTGCAGGGCGCGGGCGCGCTCAAGCAGAATCTGACCCCCGACCAGATCATCGACTTCAACCTCGCGCCGAAGGCCTGA